A window of the Triplophysa rosa linkage group LG23, Trosa_1v2, whole genome shotgun sequence genome harbors these coding sequences:
- the lrrc4bb gene encoding leucine-rich repeat-containing protein 4B: protein MQAAMVTGFFSPSPLICLVQLLLWPHLLGPRLAEASPSCPAPCSCSNQASRVICTRKGLNEVPQSISSNTRYLNLQENSIQVIKSDTFKHLSHLEILQLSKNQIRQIEVGAFNGLPNLITLELFDNRLPLVPSQAFEYLSKLRELWLRNNPIETLPAYAFHRVPSLRRLDLGELRKLSFISEVAFDGLENLRFLNLGMCGLKDVPNLTPLVRLEELELSGNQLGVVRPGSFQGLVSLRKLWLMHSRISVIERNAFDDLKNLEELNLSHNSLHSLPHDLFTPLQQLERVHLNHNPWVCNCDVLWLSWWLKETVPDNSTCCARCHAPPGTKGRYIGDLDLRDFTCYAPVIVEPPTDLNVTEGMAAELKCRSGTSMTSVNWLTPNGTFLTHGAYKVRISVLHDGTLNFTNVTMQDTGPYTCMVTNSAGNTTATAVLNVSAPDPGSGYSYFTTVTVETVETGQGGHDSAQQFVNETFISIPGPTAASASAGPTGSMLSSLSPRATRAPDRPFTVSITDVANLSGLEDVMKTTKIIIGCFVAITFMAAVMLVVFYKLRKQHQLHKHHGPARAIEIINVEDELGSAGGASGITGGSTVHMGAGMGGGGGQSQRIQDPEIMTLPSVGQSDHLNHYYKTHHFNNNVLSLNMSSGMLNNKPNIGSQNQASTLKMGIASGDLSNPSSISPPLPIPIPMAMTFHGTLKGLSHGPNMQTEPLLLSNGSKESVQETQI from the exons ATGCAGGCTGCTATGGTAACAGGCTTTTTTAGCCCTTCCCCCCTCATCTGTTTGGTCCAGCTGTTGTTGTGGCCCCACCTCCTTGGACCTAGATTGGCTGAGGCCAGTCCTTCCTGCCCTGCTCCCTGCAGCTGCTCCAATCAAGCTAGTCGAGTCATCTGTACCAGAAAAGGCTTGAATGAAGTTCCTCAGAGTATCTCGTCCAATACTCGATACCTCAACCTACAGGAGAACTCCATACAG GTGATCAAGTCAGACACCTTTAAGCATCTAAGTCACCTGGAGATTTTGCAGCTGTCTAAGAACCAGATTCGTCAGATCGAGGTTGGAGCGTTTAATGGCCTCCCCAATCTCATCACGCTGGAGTTGTTTGACAACAGACTGCCACTGGTTCCATCCCAAGCTTTCGAGTACCTGAGCAAGCTGCGTGAACTCTGGCTGAGAAACAACCCCATAGAGACGCTGCCAGCTTACGCTTTCCACCGCGTGCCATCCCTGCGGCGGCTAGATCTCGGCGAGCTACGCAAACTGAGCTTCATCTCAGAGGTGGCGTTTGATGGGCTGGAGAACCTACGTTTCCTGAATTTGGGCATGTGCGGGCTTAAGGACGTACCCAACTTGACACCCCTCGTGCGGCTGGAGGAACTGGAGCTGTCGGGCAACCAGCTGGGTGTGGTGCGGCCTGGATCCTTTCAGGGTCTAGTTTCCCTACGTAAACTGTGGCTTATGCACTCTCGGATTTCCGTCATCGAGCGGAACGCCTTCGATGATCTCAAGAACCTGGAGGAGCTCAATCTGTCCCATAATTCTTTGCACTCATTGCCCCACGATCTGTTCACCCCGCTGCAGCAGCTGGAGCGTGTGCATCTGAACCACAACCCATGGGTCTGCAACTGTGACGTTCTATGGTTGAGCTGGTGGCTGAAAGAAACTGTGCCCGATAACTCCACGTGTTGTGCACGATGTCACGCGCCGCCAGGCACCAAGGGTAGGTACATCGGAGATCTCGACCTGCGAGACTTCACCTGCTATGCACCTGTGATCGTGGAACCACCTACTGACCTGAACGTGACGGAGGGAATGGCCGCCGAGCTGAAATGCCGCTCAGGCACATCCATGACGTCCGTTAACTGGCTGACCCCCAACGGCACCTTCTTGACCCACGGTGCGTACAAAGTGCGGATCTCTGTCCTGCACGACGGCACCCTGAATTTTACCAACGTGACCATGCAGGACACAGGGCCGTATACCTGCATGGTGACCAACTCTGCCGGCAACACCACCGCAACCGCCGTGTTGAACGTTTCTGCTCCCGACCCAGGCAGCGGATACAGCTACTTCACAACTGTTACCGTGGAAACCGTCGAGACGGGGCAAGGCGGACACGATTCGGCACAGCAGTTTGTCAACGAGACCTTCATCAGCATTCCAGGGCCGACGGCTGCATCCGCATCAGCAGGTCCGACCGGCTCCATGCTGTCCTCACTGTCGCCCCGAGCAACCCGTGCACCCGATCGCCCATTCACCGTCTCCATTACAGATGTGGCCAACCTGTCGGGTCTGGAGGACGTGATGAAGACCACCAAGATCATCATCGGCTGCTTCGTTGCCATCACCTTCATGGCGGCCGTGATGCTGGTTGTCTTCTACAAGCTCCGCAAGCAGCACCAGCTTCACAAACACCACGGCCCGGCACGCGCCATTGAGATCATAAACGTCGAAGATGAGCTTGGTTCTGCGGGAGGAGCCAGTGGCATCACAGGGGGGAGCACCGTCCACATGGGTGCGGGGATGGGCGGAGGAGGCGGGCAGAGTCAGAGAATCCAAGATCCCGAGATCATGACCCTGCCAAGCGTCGGACAGTCTGACCACCTGAACCATTATTACAAAACGCATCACTTCAACAACAACGTGCTGAGCCTGAACATGTCCTCCGGAATGCTCAACAACAAACCCAACATTGGGTCCCAAAATCAGGCTTCGACCCTGAAGATGGGGATCGCTTCTGGTGACCTCTCCAACCCCTCCTCGATCTCGCCTCCCCTGCCGATTCCCATCCCGATGGCCATGACGTTCCATGGAACTCTGAAAGGCCTTAGCCACGGTCCCAACATGCAGACTGAGCCTCTGTTGCTTTCCAATGGCTCCAAGGAGAGTGTTCAGGAGACCCAGATCTGA